A genomic region of Populus nigra chromosome 11, ddPopNigr1.1, whole genome shotgun sequence contains the following coding sequences:
- the LOC133668262 gene encoding ethylene-responsive transcription factor ERN1-like translates to MEIHFQQEKKRRKASMPVSKTSKFKGTSRPSSSNKFVGVRQRPSGRWVAEIKYTTQNIRMWLGTFETAEEAARAYDEAACLLRGSNTRTNFITRVSLDSPLASRIRNLLNNKRRDKQQQSEEETAEVSTPPTSTIITTSAITTSCCSRSSSISSCGMSTDSYSNSSSVHETDILFDDAYKPDLSNLIEEFKRVTSQSDFSWGFGPVFDGFAFSQEVLDFPKSVVSPGTSDLEFSEFDKMKVERQISASLYAMNGVQEYMETIHDPIEALWDLPPL, encoded by the coding sequence ATGGAAATTCATTTCCAGCAAGAAAAGAAGCGTAGAAAAGCAAGCATGCCAGTTAGCAAAACAAGCAAGTTTAAGGGGACAAGTAGGCCTAGCAGCAGTAACAAGTTCGTTGGTGTTAGGCAAAGACCTTCTGGTAGATGGGTAGCTGAGATCAAATACACAACACAAAATATAAGGATGTGGCTAGGAACCTTTGAGACAGCTGAAGAAGCTGCTCGAGCTTACGATGAAGCTGCCTGCCTGCTTCGTGGATCAAACACGCGAACCAACTTCATTACTCGTGTATCCTTGGATTCTCCTCTTGCTTCCCGGATTCGAAACCTCCTCAACAACAAAAGGAGAGACAAACAGCAGCAGAGTGAAGAAGAAACTGCTGAAGTCTCTACCCCACCAACTAGTACCATTATTACCACAAGCGCTATCACTACTAGCTGCTGCAGCAGAAGCAGCAGCATTAGTAGTTGTGGCATGAGTACTGATAGTTACTCCAATTCCAGCTCGGTTCATGAAACCGATATCCTGTTTGATGATGCATATAAACCAGATTTGAGCAATTTGATTGAGGAATTCAAGAGGGTTACTTCTCAGTCTGATTTTTCATGGGGTTTTGGACCTGTGTTCGATGGGTTTGCATTTTCCCAGGAAGTGTTGGATTTTCCAAAAAGTGTGGTATCACCCGGGACAAGTGACTTGGAATTCTCAGAATTTGATAAGATGAAGGTGGAGAGACAGATATCAGCATCTCTATATGCAATGAATGGGGTGCAAGAGTACATGGAAACTATCCATGATCCTATTGAAGCTTTATGGGATCTTCCACCATTATAA